From Triticum aestivum cultivar Chinese Spring chromosome 4A, IWGSC CS RefSeq v2.1, whole genome shotgun sequence, a single genomic window includes:
- the LOC123088373 gene encoding uncharacterized protein, translating into MADPSKEKSGDSSVDKLYEIFSKVFEQQQQLKLVPEAVKYALEPNPVKLAGPGNYISWARHAQLILSSHGYKELLSADESGTSTKQINDRVLVWLLGSMEPSIREQVETMTTVSEVWRALEKQFSGKSNKMQATRIMQELTHLKQGSKSVTEYAGEIKRLYRELHYYHPFQPVDKNDMAIHHTWFEPFVGKLFLDGLNQEFDLRRQLIFSKTEWLSLDDIISSVIEEETRLIQPKEHGQENSDARAALSIQARHAPRPFGKIDKSKLLCNHCKRTGHAKDMCFELHGYPSWWEKGKSRPGGVQGASKRHANLTTSTRELPVVDVRALEDYTSKLRLSEGSSSSQGSSKVESSLHVTSDQGDRHREIVGDWDRA; encoded by the exons ATGGCAGATCCAAGCAAGGAGAAGTCAGGGGATAGTAGTGTGGATAAGTTATATGAAATTTTTAGCAAAGTATTTGAGCAGCAACAACAACTCAAATTGGTTCCTGAAGCAGTCAAGTATGCGCTTGAGCCTAATCCGGTAAAGTTGGCTGGACCGGGCAATTACATTAGTTGGGCACGGCATGCTCAGTTAATCCTGAGTTCTCATGGTTACAAAGAATTACTTAGTGCTGATGAAAGTGGCACTAGCACAAAACAGATCAATGACAGAGTGTTGGTCTGGTTATTAGGAAGCATGGAACCATCAATTCGAGAGCAAGTTGAGACTATGACCACTGTATCTGAAGTGTGGAGAGCTTTGGAGAAGCAATTCTCAGGAAAATCAAATAAGATGCAGGCTACTCGCATCATGCAGGAGTTGACTCACTTAAAGCAAGGCTCAAAATCAGTGACTGAGTATGCTGGTGAGATAAAGAGATTGTACAGGGAGTTGCATTATTACCATCCATTTCAACCTGTTGACAAGAATGACATGGCTATTCACCATACCTGGTTTGAACCATTTGTGGGCAAGCTCTTCCTTGATGGCCTGAATCAGGAATTTGACCTCCGTCGTCAGCTAATATTCTCCAAAACTGAATGGCTAAGCCTTGACGATATCATCTCTAGTGTGATTGAGGAGGAGACTCGTCTTATTCAACCCAAGGAGCATGGTCAGGAAAATTCAGATGCACGTGCAGCCCTATCCATACAAGCTCGTCATGCTCCAAGGCCGTTTGGTAAAATAGATAAAAGCAAACTATTGTGCAACCATTGCAAAAGGACCGGACACGCAAAGGATATGTGTTTTGAGCTGCATGGCTATCCATCTTGGTGGGAAAAAGGGAAGTCTCGGCCAGGGGGAGTTCAGGGAGCAAGTAAAAGACATGCTAATCTCACTACATCCACCAGGGAGCTGCCAGTGGTAGATGTGCGAGCTCTTGAGGATTACACTTCCAAGCTTAGACTCTCAGAAGGCTCCTCTTCCTCTCAAGGTTCATCTAAAGTTGAGTCTAGCCTTCATGTCACTTCTGACCAAG GAGATAGACACAGGGAGATTGTTGGCGACTGGGACCGTGCATGA